The following are encoded together in the Echeneis naucrates chromosome 9, fEcheNa1.1, whole genome shotgun sequence genome:
- the LOC115048490 gene encoding natterin-3-like: MKASVLLLSALLALSSASLQDIVKKSSQLRKVLLLNPELEDLVPDLTVDHVVLGPLAPADLEQQQDLPSSFMFADNVNLEWLTWNGSLPNGAVAIYNGYTERTDYVCKYKCEAGFYNPDLGPYCRYPYGDREYYAPEFEILANKDNFEFLEWKEGSYGSVPQHSVRTCPGVGIYVGKNKYGLGKVVPQFEAFFLPWEGDEYWYKHYQVLTINRDAYTQHITDVKYAIDDVAIFQYPPETMRISGITNNQCQTVVKTVTISKTTDVETTWNIGRATMLGITGSITAKIPLIGSGGIELSGEKTLQFSRGTTVVESLSHSVSVELTVPPNHSCRVQMEGRKIKADIPYTARLSRTYRNGETQWTSISGTYDGVQIGEVRAVVDRCEPVADAKPCP, translated from the exons aTGAAGGCGTCAGTGTTGCTGCTGTCGGCCCTGCTGGCTCTGTCCTCAGCCAGTCTGCAGGACATCGTGAAGAAGAGCTCACAGCTCAGAAAAG TTTTGCTGCTGAACCCGGAGCTGGAGGACCTGGTTCCTGATCTCACCGTGGACCACGTGGTGTTGGGTCCTCTGGCTCCTGCTGatctggagcagcagcaggacctgCCTTCATCCTTCATGTTCGCTGACAACGTCAACCTGGAGTGGCTGACCTGGAACGGCTCGCTGCCCAACGGCGCCGTGGCCATCTACAACGGTTACACCGAGCGCACCGACTACGTGTGCAAGTACAAGTGTGAGGCCGGTTTCTACAACCCCGACCTGGGCCCTTACTGCCGCTACCCCTACGGAGACCGCGAGTACTACGCCCCCGAGTTCGAGATCCTGGCCAACAAAGACAACTTTGAGTTCCTGGAGTGGAAGGAAGGTTCCTATGGCTCAGTGCCTCAACATTCGGTCAGGACATGTCCGGGCGTCGGCATCTACGTCGGGAAGAACAAGTACGGCCTCGGGAAGGTCGTTCCCCAGTTCGAGGCCTTCTTCCTGCCTTGGGAAGGAGATGAGTATTGGTACAAGCACTACCAGGTCCTGACCATCAACAGGGACGCCTACACTCAGCACATCACCGACGTCAAGTACGCCATCGATGACGTCGCCATCTTCCAGTATCCTCCGGAGACCATGCGTATCTCCGGGATCACCAACAACCAGTGCCAGACGGTGGTGAAGACGGTCACCATCTCAAAGACCACAGATGTGGAGACCACTTGGAACATCGGCCGGGCCACCATGCTGGGCATCACCGGCAGCATCACAGCCAAAATCCCCCTTATTGGCTCCGGGGGCATCGAGCTGAGCGGCGAGAAGACACTGCAGTTCTCCAGAGGAACCACCGTGGTGGAGTCGCTTAGCCACTCCGTGTCCGTGGAGCTCACCGTCCCACCAAACCATTCCTGCAGAGTCCAGATGGAGGGACGCAAGATCAAGGCCGACATCCCGTACACAGCCCGCCTCAGCCGCACCTACCGCAACGGAGAGACCCAGTGGACCTCCATCTCTGGGACCTACGACGGAGTCCAGATCGGAGAAGTCCGGGCCGTGGTGGACCGATGTGAACCCGTGGCTGATGCCAAGCCTTGCCCCTGA
- the ptrh1 gene encoding peptidyl-tRNA hydrolase isoform X2 produces the protein MRRLLMRAVNRVLLTETFSPVMGVETEIHTNSSQKLVVGLGNPGMEETRHSVGMMVLGELAARLGVADRWRGDKHMSGEVIVSAVQHTRVVLLRPRLLMNVNGVSVAKAAAKYGIKPEDILLVHDELDKPLGKIGIKHGGSARGHNGVRSCVDCLHTDVMLRLRVGIGRPTGKTSVERHVLGRFSSEEKKVLDGVLSQSVDLLLSQLSQQDPRSSSSSSPAGGRQAAGKRKDREDSALTSGIKHVIR, from the exons ATGAGACGACTTCTGATGAGAGCCGTGAACAGAGTTTTGCTGACGGAGACGTTTTCACCTGTTATGGGCGTtgaaacagaaatacacacaaacagctctCAGAAACTG gTGGTGGGACTGGGTAACCCAGGGATGGAGGAGACCAGACACAGCGTTGGGATGATGGTGCTCGGCGAGCTCGCTGCCCGGCTCGGTGTGGCTGACCGTTGGCGTGGCGACAAGCACATGTCTGGTGAGGTCATTGTGTCCGCGGTCCAACACACACGAGTGGTGCTGCTCCGTCCGAGGCTGTTGATGAACGTCAACGGGGTGTCAGTGGCCAAAGCAG ctgcaAAATATGGCATCAAGCCTGAAGACATCCTGTTGGTCCACGACGAGCTGGACAAACCTCTGGGGAAGATCGGCATCAAACATGGAGGGAGTGCCAG GGGACACAATGGAGTCCGCTCCTGTGTGGACTGTCTTCACACTGAC gtgaTGCTCAGACTTCGTGTTGGAATTGGACGACCGACGGGGAAAACGTCGGTGGAGCGTCATGTTCTGGGCCGGTTCTcctcagaggagaagaaggtTTTAGACGGCGTCCTGTCCCAGAGCGTggacctcctcctctcccagctCTCCCAGCAGGACCCCcggtcctcttcctcctcctcaccagcAGGGGGCAGACAAGCAGCAGGGAAGAGGAAGGACAGGGAGGACTCAGCTCTGACATCTGGTATCAAACACGTCATCAGGTGA
- the ptrh1 gene encoding peptidyl-tRNA hydrolase isoform X1 — translation MKLYSFFSQLCRCFSHFLQRLLNFVTMRRLLMRAVNRVLLTETFSPVMGVETEIHTNSSQKLVVGLGNPGMEETRHSVGMMVLGELAARLGVADRWRGDKHMSGEVIVSAVQHTRVVLLRPRLLMNVNGVSVAKAAAKYGIKPEDILLVHDELDKPLGKIGIKHGGSARGHNGVRSCVDCLHTDVMLRLRVGIGRPTGKTSVERHVLGRFSSEEKKVLDGVLSQSVDLLLSQLSQQDPRSSSSSSPAGGRQAAGKRKDREDSALTSGIKHVIR, via the exons ATGAAACTTTACTCCTTTTTCAGTCAACTCTGTCGCTGTTTCTCACATTTTCTTCAGAGGCTGCTGAATTTTGTCACGATGAGACGACTTCTGATGAGAGCCGTGAACAGAGTTTTGCTGACGGAGACGTTTTCACCTGTTATGGGCGTtgaaacagaaatacacacaaacagctctCAGAAACTG gTGGTGGGACTGGGTAACCCAGGGATGGAGGAGACCAGACACAGCGTTGGGATGATGGTGCTCGGCGAGCTCGCTGCCCGGCTCGGTGTGGCTGACCGTTGGCGTGGCGACAAGCACATGTCTGGTGAGGTCATTGTGTCCGCGGTCCAACACACACGAGTGGTGCTGCTCCGTCCGAGGCTGTTGATGAACGTCAACGGGGTGTCAGTGGCCAAAGCAG ctgcaAAATATGGCATCAAGCCTGAAGACATCCTGTTGGTCCACGACGAGCTGGACAAACCTCTGGGGAAGATCGGCATCAAACATGGAGGGAGTGCCAG GGGACACAATGGAGTCCGCTCCTGTGTGGACTGTCTTCACACTGAC gtgaTGCTCAGACTTCGTGTTGGAATTGGACGACCGACGGGGAAAACGTCGGTGGAGCGTCATGTTCTGGGCCGGTTCTcctcagaggagaagaaggtTTTAGACGGCGTCCTGTCCCAGAGCGTggacctcctcctctcccagctCTCCCAGCAGGACCCCcggtcctcttcctcctcctcaccagcAGGGGGCAGACAAGCAGCAGGGAAGAGGAAGGACAGGGAGGACTCAGCTCTGACATCTGGTATCAAACACGTCATCAGGTGA
- the LOC115048489 gene encoding natterin-3-like, giving the protein MQMKWYVVVVLAVLQVCSPTLQDDRQKPSKLSLNPVLEDVVPSRDLINPPEVRELPQTESTSHSFPMFGEHVNLKWVTWNGSLPNGAVAIFNGYAERTDYVCKVNCESGFYTPSKGSFCLYPYADKEYASSKFEVLVNVDHFEFLQWVEDSYGAVPQYAVKTCPNSDIYVGKNKYGLGKVVTRHEAFFLPWEGDEYWYKNYQVLAINRDSYSQHISHVEYAIDQMELFHHPPEALKLAKVTNLECRDVQKTVLLEKTSSVEKFWDIGRETRNGSISTMKAKVPILGPGTVDFTKEQTVTFSEGTSVTESISHSVSVELLVPPNHSCSVRMDGRKMKADIPFTGRLSRTNHNGDTHWTYITGTYDGVSVGELNAVVERCQPVPEAVPCPSPA; this is encoded by the exons ATGCAG atGAAGTGGTACGTGGTTGTTGTCCTGGCAGTCCTGCAGGTCTGCAGCCCAACGCTGCAGGACGATCGGCAGAAACCCAGCA AGCTGAGTCTGAACCCCGTCCTGGAGGACGTGGTCCCTTCCAGGGATCTCATCAACCCCCCTGAAGTCCGGGAGCTCCCACAGACTGAGAGCACCTCACACTCCTTCCCCATGTTTGGTGAACACGTCAACCTCAAGTGGGTGACGTGGAACGGCTCCCTCCCAAATGGCGCCGTCGCCATCTTCAATGGCTACGCCGAACGCACAGACTATGTGTGCAAGGTCAACTGTGAATCTGGTTTCTACACTCCCAGCAAAGGAAGCTTCTGCCTGTATCCCTACGCCGACAAAGAATACGCATCCTCCAAGTTTGAAGTCCTGGTCAACGTGGATCACTTTGAGTTCCTGCAGTGGGTTGAAGACTCTTACGGCGCCGTCCCCCAGTATGCCGTCAAAACTTGCCCCAACTCGGACATCTACGTGGGGAAGAACAAGTACGGTCTGGGCAAAGTGGTGACCCGGCACGAAGCGTTCTTCCTCCCGTGGGAGGGCGATGAGTACTGGTACAAGAACTACCAGGTCCTGGCCATCAACAGAGACAGCTACAGCCAGCACATCTCTCATGTGGAGTACGCCATCGACCAGATGGAGCTCTTCCACCATCCCCCAGAAGCCCTGAAGCTCGCCAAGGTCACAAACCTGGAGTGCAGAGACGTGCAGAAGACGGTGCTGCTGGAGAAGACCAGCTCGGTGGAGAAGTTCTGGGACATTGGCAGGGAGACACGCAATGGCTCCATCTCCACCATGAAGGCCAAAGTGCCCATCCTCGGCCCGGGGACGGTGGACTTCACCAAAGAGCAGACGGTGACCTTCTCAGAGGGAACCTCCGTGACGGAGTCCATCAGCCATTCTGTCTCCGTGGAGCTGCTGGTCCCGCCCAACCACTCCTGCAGCGTGAGGATGGACGGCAGGAAGATGAAGGCCGACATCCCCTTCACTGGCAGGCTGAGCAGGACCAACCACAACGGGGACACCCACTGGACCTACATCACGGGCACCTACGACGGCGTGAGCGTCGGCGAGCTCAACGCCGTGGTGGAGAGATGTCAGCCGGTGCCGGAGGCTGTTCCCTGTCCATCACCAGCCTGA